TCCAACCGCGCGCCGTGGGGAAGTTGAACATCGTTGAGGAGCTTTACAGGTACTTTAGGGATGAACGTTCGAAGCATTCGAGGGAGCCCGGCGTCCACTGGGTCACAGACCTCGTCTCCTGCAGCTTGAAGGTGAGGTACGAGCAGCTCTACCCAGAGCTGAGCATGCCCGACGTCTTCAATCCCGTCCTCATCCAGGGGGTTCTCATCCACAAGGGCCTCGGCCTCCTGCTGGCCCAACTGCTCGAGGCGAAGGGTGTGAAGGTGGAGGTTGAGAAGGAGGCCTGTGTGGAGGTAGACCTCACTGCCGCAGGGCTGGCGGGTGGAAGGGTTCTCGTGAAGGGGAGGGCTGACATCATCGTATACCCGCCCAGCGGTAAGGGGGTAGGCATCGAGGTGAAAACCGCGAGATCGGATATTCAGCTACCCCTGGAGCATCACGTTGACCAGGTTCGGGCCTACAACACCATCTTCGACCTGGCTGAGAGCTACCTGCTTTACGTCACACCCGAGCGGATCACCCAGTTTGAAGTCGAGGAAAGAATGAGCGTAGAGGAGCTCGCCTTACGCGCCACCGAACACAAGGCCCCGAGGTACACGTGGGAGTGCAGGTACTGCAACTTCGGCGTACTGTGCCCGTACAAGGTCACGAAGTAGCTACCCCGCCTCCAGCGATGACGGCCGTATCTGCAGCATCCAGTAGACCCAGAGCTCTCAACTTCAGCCCAACTCTCGAGGCGATGAGGGCTGCAACTATGAGCGTCTTCAGAGGGCCGATGACCGCCTCGTAAGGGGATCTGGTGAACACCTTTACCCTAACTTCACCTACGAGCAGCTCATCCCCGGCCTTCAGATCCTTAACCTCCTGGCCGCGTACTAGTATGGCCCTCTTGAAGCCCCCACGCAGCTCGCAAACCCCGTCAGGCGTGGGAATGAGCATCGAGGAGGCACCACCGCCGATAATGCTAGCGACATCATCGAAGTCCCTGGGCAAAACTGCGAAGAAGAAAACCGGAGGTAGAATCTCTGCTCGATGCTTGAGCAGGAGAAGCAATTCCAAAGCCTCCTCTAAAAGAGGGGCTGCGGCTACCTCCTCGCCCATGAAGAAGGCCTGGAGCATCGGGTAGGCATACCCGAGCTTCTCCTCCAGGTGTTCGAGGAGCTCGATGAAGTCTCGAGGGAAAAAGACGGTGGACAGCCTCTCGATGAAGTGCTCACCGACCGCTACGTACACCGGCACGGACAAACTATGTAGCAACCGTCCAAAAACTCATCGGCTAATGTTCCTCCTGTAGAGTAGAGCCGCCAGGACTAAGAGGAGGATTGCCCATAAGGTGAGCTCGAAGATTGCGAGAGGGTTAATGCTGCTGTAGTAGCCGAAGGCCCAGCGGTATACATCGGACGCCAGAGAAACGGGAGTGTGCGCTATAGCATCCGCCAGTGGACCAGGGAACCGGAGTCTAAGCACCTCGCGCGGGTAGAAGACGTTGGAGAGGAAGAAGAGCGTGTAGTAGGTAAGTGCTCTAAACGTAGCTTGTAGATTGAAGTCCCTGGTTGATGTTGAGATGGCTATAGCCAAGGCAGACATCGAGGCTGAAAGCACGATCGAAGTGTAAGCGATGATGGCGGCCTGGTAGAGGTTCGGCACGCCGACGAGGGCGATGTTCAGCGCTATAAACGCGAGCTGATAGATGAGCCCCCTAAATGTGCCTCCCATTATGCGGCCCGCGATCAGAGCCCACCTCGACGCTGGCAGCGTGAGCAGGTAGTACACCACCTCCCTCCTCATCTCGGCGCCCACCTCCCTTCCTATCGAGAATGACGACGCGAACACCGACACGGATAGGACGCCTGTTGACATGAACTTGATGTAGTCCGGAATGTACTCTCTGTTCACTATGTTATTGAAAATCAGTGCGAATATGACGACGTCGGCCAGGTTCATCACAATCTGGCTGGCAAGCCAATGCTTAAACTTCCAGAATCTCACCAGGTCCCTGTAAGCGATCAGTAGGCTGCTCCGTAGTTCACCGTTCACCTCCAACCACCTCCTTCAAGCTTCCTTTCCACAATGTAGATCGCTAGCGAGACGAGACCGGCTGCGAGTCCAAGCAAGTACGCGGCCATCGTCACCGGGCTGGCAATCGCCAGAACCCTGTATTCCTCGAAGAAGAAGAACGTTCTTGCAAGATCCACCAGGTGGGAGAGTGGGTTCACCAGAGCGGCGTAATAATACGGCGCTACCCTGCTGAGAACGACAGCGGGGTAGAATATCGTGCTGAGCCTCACTATCACTGCGTCGATGATCCCGAACAGGATGTCCGTCGCATCGCCCGATTTCACGCTCAGCACCACGGAGAGCACGAGCCCCACGGTTCCGACGGAGAAGACCGCCGATGCGGCTAGAGACACTGCTATCGCCTCTGGAGGCCCTCCACCGAGCAGTATCAGGACTATGGCGTACATCGGGAGAGTGAATATGAAAGCTGCCAATCCTCCCCCCACAGCGCGACCTAGGGAGAGCACGCGACGCTTGATGGGTAGCGTAAGATGGTACTCTATTATCCCTTCCTCAAACTCTTCCGCCACTTCGTAGGCGTTCGAGACGCTGATCGAGAACAGCATGGAGGTGTAGACCCCGAGGAGGTAGAAGTGGTAGTAATCTAGCTGAGCCGAGATGATACCGCGGAACCTGACCATCGCGGTTAAAGCTAGGCCGAAAATCGAAACCTGGACTGCGAACCATGTTATCCTCATCAAAACGAAGATCCGGCGCCTCCACATCCTCATCAAGTCCCACTGCACGAGAAGGAGAATCGCCCTAAGATCGCCGGTTTGCATCAGCTCTCACCCAAGCGTGCACCGGTGAAGTAGAAGAACACGTCGTCGAGCGTCGGCTCCTGCACCATGATTCTCTTAACCCTCACTCCAGCTTCCAGCAGCTTGCTGACAATCTCGGCGGCTCGCTCCTCACCCTTGTTGAGGTACGCCACGATCCTATCGTTTTGCAGGATTAGCTTCCCCATACCGTCCAGCTTGGATAGTACCCTCTCGACCCTCTCTTTGGAGCCTTCAAAGCTAATCTCTACGACGTCACCGCCGGGAACCCGATCCTTAAGCTCTTTTACCGTGCCCAAGGCGCGCAGCTCGCCTTTGTAGATAATGGCGATCCTCTCGCAAATCCTCTCCGCCTCAAACATGTCGTTTGTAGCGACTATTATCGTTGAACCCTCATCCCTCATCGCCCTCACAACGTCCCAGAGAGCGTGCTTCGTCAGAACATCAACTTGTGCTGTGGGCTCATCGAAGATCGCCAGCTTTGGTCTCTGAATGAGGACCTTTGCGATCTCCAACTTCTTCCTGGTACCCCCACTCAATTGGTAAAACTGCTTGTTCCTGTGCTCCCAGAGCTCCAGCTTCTCCATCACTTCCCTAACAACCTGCTTTGCTCCGCTAGAGGAGTAGCCAACGATTTTCGCGTGCCAGAGGAGAAGCTCGTAGGGCGTGTCAACCCACATGGCTTTGGGCTCCTGGAACGCGATACCTACGTACCTTCTGACTATGTCGTCCTCCTTCGTTACGGAATGCCCGAATACGTAAATGTCCCCGCTCGTTGGCTTGTACACGGTCGCGATGGTGAGGAGGGTTGTGCTCTTACCCGATCCGTTGGGACCGAGTAGACCAAACATCTCCCCCTCATAGATCTCCAGGTTGAGGTTGTTGACAGCGACTACGTTCCCGAACTTCTTGGTGAAGCCTGCGATTTTAACGGCTACCCCCACGCGACACCCCCTCAATGCATCCCGGATAAAACTTCTTACGTTTGTAGCGGTTTACAAGTGTGTAGCGGGCCTAGAGGTTCACTATCGTTAATAGGCCTCGAAGGTATCCCAACCCCAAACCCACGGCGAGGATTGGATCGCGGCGTCCTTCGTACTCGACGGAAAGGTAGTTGCGATAGCCGGCGCTCTTCAGCCTCCTGACGATCGCCTCGAAATCGATGCAACCCTCGCCCGGCGCACAAGGCCTGCCCCACACGTCCACGTCCTTTGCGTGCACGTGCTCTACCCAAGCCCCTAACCGTTCAACAGCCTCCACTGGGCTGTCCCCAGCGAAGACGAAGTTGCCCGTGTCGAATGTTACGCGAAGATTCCTCGAACCCACCTCCTTCAGGATGCGCTCCACAACATCGATCCTGCTGAAGTGCCTACCGTGGTTCTCCACGGCCAGTACAACCCCCTCGCTAGCCGCGTAGTCCGAGACCTCCCTAAGAGCCTCTATCACCCATTTTTCCGCCTCTGCAGCATCGATCCCCTGCTTCAGATCCCCAGCGAAGACCCTCAGACGGGTTGCGTCAAAGCTCTTAGCGTCCGCCACCGCGGCTTTCACCCTATCAATCTCCCCCCTCCTTTCCTCAAGTGAGGGTTTAACGAAGTCGTTCGACGTGATGTAAATCGCGAGCTCTACGCCGAGCTCCTGAAGTTTGCGCTTAGCCTCCACCCTCTCCTCCCGGCTCCTCCAGTAGTAACCCAGGTCGACGGCATCAGCCCCGAGCCTGTGGGCGACTTCTATGAAGCGGGGAACCGTGAGCCTCCCGCTGAGCAGGTAGTCACGCAGGCTGTAGATTGTGACTGAGAGCTTCATCTCTCCACCTCTTTCAACGCCTTCTCGATCAACAACTTCAGGTTCTCTGCGCAGATCGATGAAGCGTACTCACCCGCCTCCGAGTACGCTGCTCCACCGGGGCGCTCGATCAGCTCTCGGGGCAGCTGGTGAGGCCTCCAGTGAGTCTCTAGCGATAGGAAGCCGTTGTAACGGTCTCTAACGAGAGCTTTTATTTGCTCGAGCCAGTTTACCTCCCCCTCTCCGATGGGGACAAACTCATGGCCTTCAGGCTTCCTTCTACCGTCTTTCACGTGAACGTGAACGAACATCCCGCGCACGTAGCCGTAGCCGTCCGGGTAGGGGCGCTCGCCCTCCGGATCCCACACGTCGTTGCCCGGATCCCAGACTCCGCTCACCACGGCGGGCTTCTTAACCGCTTCGAGGAATTGCCTTAGCCGGAAACCGTTATTTACGTGGGTTGAAGGCTCGTTCTCTACGGCCAGTACGACGCCCTCGTCGGAGGCGATGTCGACCGCGGGCAGGAAGGCTTCGAGAACCCTGCTTAACCGCTCCTCGAGGCTTCCCGTGCGCCAGAATGTGAAAACCCTGATTACCTTCGTGTCAAGCGACTTTGCCAGAGCTATGCATCGTTTTAGTATCGACAGGTGCTCCCTCACCATGATCTGGGAATCCAAGTTGCACTTGAATACTGGCGACGCAATAGCGCTCACGCAAAGCCCCCTCCTCTCAAGTTCGGCGCGGATCTCCCCGGAACGATCGAGTAGGTCCTGGGGAGGCCTGTTCCAAAGCGTCCTGATTTCGATGCCGTGGAACCCGTACCGGTCGGCAAAATCGACAACCCGCGAAAGCTCCTGCGAGACTTCATCGGTTATCACTGACAGCTTAAGCATCGAGCCTAGAACGTCAAGCACGTACAAATGCCTTGTGGGGCAAAACTTGAAATAAAGGCTTTCAGCGATTATTCCGGGCGATGAAGAGCCTACGGCCCTTAAGCGGTGACGATTAAGCTGTTAGCGGAGCCCCCACTCCGCCCTGAGACGAGGGTTCCCAATCGTTGCAGCGCTGGTGTGCGCAGCGTGGTATGGGGCCTCTAGCCGAGCTGAACGCCGTAGAGCTTCTCTATGTTGGTGACGAGGATCCTCCAGGCTTGCTCCTCGTTTAAAACCCCTTTCTCGATCAACCTTGAGAATGTCCTGCTTATGCTCCAGGGCGCCACTACTGCTCCCGGGCGCTTAGGATCGTCCAGGAAGTCGCTCTCAACCACGAAACAGGTTGAACAAGCTAGCGCGGCCTTCAACTCGTTCTCGCGGGCGGGGACTGAGGGTAAGAGACCCCTTTCGTAGGCGTAACTCGAGTATGACCCCTCGGCGTGGTGAAGCACGAACTTCCCTCCCCCAGCCTTTATCCGCGAAGCCAAATCATCGATAGTAGCTTTCCCCCCTCGCTCGACGTGGAAATGTACTGGGCAGTCCAGCTGTCGCGCCATATCCACTACTTCGTTCAGCACGGTGTTGCAGGCCTCAACCACTTCTTCAGGTGCTTGCCAGTGGGGGCGTCCGACCTCCCCCAGACCCTCAGCCTCTCCGTTCTTGACGTGCTTCGCAGCTAGCCTGTACGCGTCAAGGATCATCCTAGCGGCCTTATCGGGTTTTACCCCGGAGGTTATAAGCCTCGTAAGCTCAGCGGGGTGCGGGCCAAGTATCACGGCGACTTTTACCCCTTCCCGCTCCAGCTCCCTCGCTACCGTGATGGTGGCCCGATAGACCTTCTCATAGTCCTCAGCTCTTGTCACGCTAACGCCGTAGCTCCACGACAGCAGGTTTACAAGACCTACAAACCAGCCCCCCGAGTCGATGAAGCGCTTCGCGAAGGCCCTCACCCCCATGCCTCCCGTGGGGTTCAAATGGCAGTGGTTATCTCCTACTCTCAACATTGCGTATCGCCCCCCTGAGCTCCACCCTCGTTACTATAGGCCTGTAGCCTGGGGCAACCTTCATGACCTCTGATACGATGCTGTCTAACTTATCCTCCTCGGCAAGGGCGAAGAGCGAGGGTCCAGCACCCGATATGTTGAAAGCCAATGCGCCAGTGCGCAGCGCCGCCCTCTTCATCTCCCAGTACCCCGGTATGCTGCGCGCCCTCACGCTCTCAACGATCCCACCGTCGCTAGCGAAGGAGATGCACCTCTTAATACCCCGCGCAAGACCCGCTGCGAAGGCTGCAGCGGTAAAAGCCCAGTGACTGGCATCCCTCAAGCTGACAGACTCGGGAAGAATGCACCTCATCGCTTTGGTCTTCTGCGCGTGGGGAGACTGCCTGAAGAATACTACGACGTGGAGCCAGCTGGGTGGCTCAAGCACGACGTGGAGCCGAGGGTTCTGAGGGTCGATTAGAACGATTCCGCCTAGGAGGGAGGCCGCTGCATTGTCGTAGTGCGCTGAGCCCGCCGCTAAGGCTTCGCCGGCTCCCGCCGCCTCTAGGAGCTCAGCTACGCTCGCCCCGATTCCCAGAAGTTCGTTCACCGCGACAACGGTCGCGGCTGCGCTTGCACCGGAGGAGCCTAACCCCGAGCCCACGGGAACCCCCTTCCGAACCCTGATCAGGACTCCGGTCTCCCTCCCGTAGACCTTCGTCAACAAATGCTGCGCAGCTGCATAGGCCACGTTCATCCTCCCCGAGGGCACGTTCTCTCCCTCCGCTTCGACCTTCAATTCTCCACCTGTTTCCTCTGCTACGACCTCATCGTAGAAGGCCTCAATAGCCATCGCTGCCGCGTCGAAGAGGCAGCCCAGGTTGGCTATGCTAGCCGGCGCCCTAACCACGACCCTGCCGGGCATTACGTTGAACAGCTGCGACGCCGCATGTTTTAAAATGCTAGCGGGGAGGCTACCGCGTGAGGTTCGCGACGGAACTCGTTCACGGGCACGGTTACTTCGATGAGAAGACAGGTGCGTTTATTCCCCCGATCTACCAAACGGCAATGTTTGAGCAGCCTGAGCGAGCTACGGGCGAGACGAGATTGACGGACAGGGGTACTGAACTTAAGTACTCGAGGGAGGAGAACCCCACTGTTCGCTCCCTTGAGCGTGCACTAGCTGCTGCAGAAGGGGCAGACGATTCCCTCGCCTTCTCCAGCGGGATGGCTGCGATCTCAACCGCGTACCTCGCTTTACTCAGGAGCGGGGCTCGGATTGTTGTGACCATGGAGGGGTACGGGACAACTATTCAGTTGGCCTCGGATCTGGGGAAGTTCGGCGTAAAGTCTGTGAAGGTTTGGCCGGCAGCCGAGGCGTTCATCGAAGAAGTGAGGGGAGGGGACGTAGTGCTAATCGAGACGGTCACCAACCCGACGCTGAGGGTGGTTGATGTGCCGGAGATCGCAAAGAGGTGTCGAGAGGTGGGGGCGACGCTAATCGTTGATAACACCTTCGCGTCGCCGGTCGTCTTTAAGCCGATCCGGGCGGGAGCACACATGGTTGTCGAGAGTCTCACCAAGTACATCGCCGGGCACAACGATGTGCTGGGCGGATGCATAGCCGGCCCTAACGGCTCAATCAAGGAGCTGTGGGAGTGGCGGAGGAAGCTTGGCACAGTGATGAACCCGTTTGAGGCTTTCCTCGTGCTGAGGGGCTTGAAGACGCTGGAGATCAGGTACGAGAGGGTCTCGCGCACAGCACTGGAGCTGGCGGAGTTCCTGGAGGACCATCCGAAGGTTGTGGAGGTACTGTACCCCGGGCTTTCTTCGAGCCCTTACAAGAGCATCGCTGACAGGATCTTTGAGAGGAGGCTGTACGGTGGAGTGCTATCATTCAAGGTTAAGGGCGGCAAAAACGAGGCGTTGCAAGTGTTGCGAAGGGTCCGCGTTATCCGACCGGCGCCCAGCCTAGGGGGCGCTGAAAGCTTGCTGACGTACCCCGTGATCAGCGCGGCTAAAATGATGCCGGAGGAGGATAGAGTCAAGCTGGGGATTACCGACAACCTGCTCCGCCTCTCCGTGGGCTTAGAGGATCCGGAGGATCTCAAGGAGGATCTGTCCTCCGCCCTCGAGTAAGAGATATAGGGATGAGTTATTCTTGATTCCGCGATGAAGCCAGAGGAAGTTTTTGGAGTAAATGCGGGTAAAGTCTGGAAGGCTCTAAAGGAGGCGGGAAAGCCGCTGACCGTCAGGGAGATCGTCCGGGCTACTGGCTTAAAACTCACAGACGTGTATGGTGCTCTGGGCTGGCTGGGAAGAGAGGGTAAAATCGAGATCATGAGGGAAAAGAAGAGGTTAATGTACAAGCTCCTCGAGTGAACATTTATCCGTCAAAGTCTTATGGGGTAGCGAGCTGGGATCTTGTGAGAAGGAGTGAGATAGCCAAGCTCATTGATTACGCCCTGGTTCACCCCACCCACACCATAAGCGATGTTGAAAGAGCCTGCTTGGAGGCCATCAGGTTGGGTATAGGAGCCATTTGCGTTCTACCCCCCTTCATAGGGTTCACGGCCAAGAAGCTGGCCGGAACCGGGTGTAAGGTATGCGGCGTAGTAGCCTTCCCCTTTGGTGCAAGCCCGACGGAAGTGAAGGTCAAGGAGGCGGTACTGGCTGTCGAGCAGGGGGCCGATGAGATAGATTTCGTGATGAACATCCCCCTATTCAAGTCTGGTAGGCTTGATGAGGTGCAACGCGATATTGAGGCTGTGACGAGCGCGGCCAAGCGGGCCGGTGAGAAAAGAGGAGGGGATATCGTCGTTAAGGTGATAATCGAGACGGGCTACTTAACCCCTGCTGAAATAGTCAGAGCGAGCAGGATTGTAGAAGAGGCTGGGGCGGACTTCGTAAAGACGTGCACCGGCTTCGGGCCTCGAGGGGCTACGATTGAGGACGTTAACCTGATTCTAAGCGCTGTAAGTAGGGCGAAGGTGAAAGCTGCGGGCGGCATCTCAACATACGAGAAAGCCGTTGAGTTCGTGAAAGCGGGTGCGTCTAGAATCGGGACGTCGCGCGCCGTAGAGATCCTCAACGAGGCTCCCGAGTAAGGCTGATTAACGCCCTATTGACGCCCGTCACGCCCCTTACGCGCCTTATATCCTCGATTAACTTAAACACTCTCTCGGAACCCCCCTTTACCACTAGAGCTTCGATACACTCATCTTCGCTCGCATGCACGTGCAAAGTGGAAACTATTACATCGAGATACTGGTGTCCCAGCCTCCTTAAACGCTCAGCCGTGCGGTGCCCTGTAAACCTGTAAGTGACAAGTCCTATGACTGTTCCTCTAACGTCTTCACGAGAGCTCTCGAGGAGCAGCCTCACGGCTTCAGCGATGGCTTGGCTCCTGCTCCGAAATGAACGGGCAGCGATTTTGTCGAGCTCGGCCAGAAGCTTCTCTGGTATAGTGATCGACACGCGTACTCTCCTCCCGCCCACTCAGCGCCGATTCTAGGGAGAGCTAAAAATGTGGTGGGGAAGCGAAAGCGCTTTTAGGCGGGTTAAGAGGGGTTTGGCGCGCCTATGAGCGCGGTCGGGCGTAGGGCGTTCATCGTTAGCTACCGGCGAGGCAGCAACTCGCAGAACGAACGTTACGTGATACTGGAAGTTGAAGGTGTGTCGAGCGGGGCGGAAGCGGCACGCTTTATCGGAAGGAAGGTGGTGTACCTTCTACCCAACGGCGAGAAGGTGCAAGGGAGAGTAGTTAGAGTGCACGGACGCGGCGGTAGATTGATCGCGAGGTTCAGGAGACCGCTACCCGGTCAAGCCCTTGGGAAAACGGCACTGGTCATCTGAATCAACCCGTGCCTGAAGCCATTACGTTTATTTAATCGCTCGAAACTTTATACCTACGAGCCTAATGGGGCCTGCAAGAGGTACAGTAGTTGAGGTGGAGGTCGACCACCGGAGGATACCGTATGCTGAGTTCGTGAAGATACTGAGTAGTTTTAATGGTAAGATTATCTCGCGCGACGGGTTCTGGCCCCTCTCCAGGTATAAGGTGCTGGTACCTCGGAAAGGGGCTAGAGAATTGATCAGAATCCTTGAGGAGGCTCAACGTAGCGAAGCTTAAGCTTCGCTAACTCCCTTAAAACGGATTCTACAAAACTATCTACCTCCTCCCTTCTAACCCCCTTCTTCGAGGCCTCCCTCTTGACTATCTCCTCAACCACCGCGTAGCGCTTGTACCGCTCGTTTAACTCCTTCCACGGCAAGCCGGCGAAGGCCTTAGCGATCCTTTCATCGTAGGGGAGCACGCCACGGAGCATCAGGACGGCGATTATGGGGTAGCCGACGTA
This genomic interval from Thermofilaceae archaeon contains the following:
- a CDS encoding ABC transporter permease; its protein translation is MNGELRSSLLIAYRDLVRFWKFKHWLASQIVMNLADVVIFALIFNNIVNREYIPDYIKFMSTGVLSVSVFASSFSIGREVGAEMRREVVYYLLTLPASRWALIAGRIMGGTFRGLIYQLAFIALNIALVGVPNLYQAAIIAYTSIVLSASMSALAIAISTSTRDFNLQATFRALTYYTLFFLSNVFYPREVLRLRFPGPLADAIAHTPVSLASDVYRWAFGYYSSINPLAIFELTLWAILLLVLAALLYRRNISR
- a CDS encoding ABC transporter permease produces the protein MQTGDLRAILLLVQWDLMRMWRRRIFVLMRITWFAVQVSIFGLALTAMVRFRGIISAQLDYYHFYLLGVYTSMLFSISVSNAYEVAEEFEEGIIEYHLTLPIKRRVLSLGRAVGGGLAAFIFTLPMYAIVLILLGGGPPEAIAVSLAASAVFSVGTVGLVLSVVLSVKSGDATDILFGIIDAVIVRLSTIFYPAVVLSRVAPYYYAALVNPLSHLVDLARTFFFFEEYRVLAIASPVTMAAYLLGLAAGLVSLAIYIVERKLEGGGWR
- a CDS encoding ABC transporter ATP-binding protein gives rise to the protein MGVAVKIAGFTKKFGNVVAVNNLNLEIYEGEMFGLLGPNGSGKSTTLLTIATVYKPTSGDIYVFGHSVTKEDDIVRRYVGIAFQEPKAMWVDTPYELLLWHAKIVGYSSSGAKQVVREVMEKLELWEHRNKQFYQLSGGTRKKLEIAKVLIQRPKLAIFDEPTAQVDVLTKHALWDVVRAMRDEGSTIIVATNDMFEAERICERIAIIYKGELRALGTVKELKDRVPGGDVVEISFEGSKERVERVLSKLDGMGKLILQNDRIVAYLNKGEERAAEIVSKLLEAGVRVKRIMVQEPTLDDVFFYFTGARLGES
- a CDS encoding sugar phosphate isomerase/epimerase family protein, producing the protein MKLSVTIYSLRDYLLSGRLTVPRFIEVAHRLGADAVDLGYYWRSREERVEAKRKLQELGVELAIYITSNDFVKPSLEERRGEIDRVKAAVADAKSFDATRLRVFAGDLKQGIDAAEAEKWVIEALREVSDYAASEGVVLAVENHGRHFSRIDVVERILKEVGSRNLRVTFDTGNFVFAGDSPVEAVERLGAWVEHVHAKDVDVWGRPCAPGEGCIDFEAIVRRLKSAGYRNYLSVEYEGRRDPILAVGLGLGYLRGLLTIVNL
- a CDS encoding sugar phosphate isomerase/epimerase family protein, with the protein product MLDVLGSMLKLSVITDEVSQELSRVVDFADRYGFHGIEIRTLWNRPPQDLLDRSGEIRAELERRGLCVSAIASPVFKCNLDSQIMVREHLSILKRCIALAKSLDTKVIRVFTFWRTGSLEERLSRVLEAFLPAVDIASDEGVVLAVENEPSTHVNNGFRLRQFLEAVKKPAVVSGVWDPGNDVWDPEGERPYPDGYGYVRGMFVHVHVKDGRRKPEGHEFVPIGEGEVNWLEQIKALVRDRYNGFLSLETHWRPHQLPRELIERPGGAAYSEAGEYASSICAENLKLLIEKALKEVER
- a CDS encoding TatD family hydrolase; translation: MRAFAKRFIDSGGWFVGLVNLLSWSYGVSVTRAEDYEKVYRATITVARELEREGVKVAVILGPHPAELTRLITSGVKPDKAARMILDAYRLAAKHVKNGEAEGLGEVGRPHWQAPEEVVEACNTVLNEVVDMARQLDCPVHFHVERGGKATIDDLASRIKAGGGKFVLHHAEGSYSSYAYERGLLPSVPARENELKAALACSTCFVVESDFLDDPKRPGAVVAPWSISRTFSRLIEKGVLNEEQAWRILVTNIEKLYGVQLG
- a CDS encoding homoserine kinase → MPGRVVVRAPASIANLGCLFDAAAMAIEAFYDEVVAEETGGELKVEAEGENVPSGRMNVAYAAAQHLLTKVYGRETGVLIRVRKGVPVGSGLGSSGASAAATVVAVNELLGIGASVAELLEAAGAGEALAAGSAHYDNAAASLLGGIVLIDPQNPRLHVVLEPPSWLHVVVFFRQSPHAQKTKAMRCILPESVSLRDASHWAFTAAAFAAGLARGIKRCISFASDGGIVESVRARSIPGYWEMKRAALRTGALAFNISGAGPSLFALAEEDKLDSIVSEVMKVAPGYRPIVTRVELRGAIRNVESRR
- a CDS encoding cystathionine gamma-synthase family protein; its protein translation is MRFATELVHGHGYFDEKTGAFIPPIYQTAMFEQPERATGETRLTDRGTELKYSREENPTVRSLERALAAAEGADDSLAFSSGMAAISTAYLALLRSGARIVVTMEGYGTTIQLASDLGKFGVKSVKVWPAAEAFIEEVRGGDVVLIETVTNPTLRVVDVPEIAKRCREVGATLIVDNTFASPVVFKPIRAGAHMVVESLTKYIAGHNDVLGGCIAGPNGSIKELWEWRRKLGTVMNPFEAFLVLRGLKTLEIRYERVSRTALELAEFLEDHPKVVEVLYPGLSSSPYKSIADRIFERRLYGGVLSFKVKGGKNEALQVLRRVRVIRPAPSLGGAESLLTYPVISAAKMMPEEDRVKLGITDNLLRLSVGLEDPEDLKEDLSSALE
- a CDS encoding winged helix-turn-helix domain-containing protein; the encoded protein is MKPEEVFGVNAGKVWKALKEAGKPLTVREIVRATGLKLTDVYGALGWLGREGKIEIMREKKRLMYKLLE
- the deoC gene encoding deoxyribose-phosphate aldolase, whose protein sequence is MRRSEIAKLIDYALVHPTHTISDVERACLEAIRLGIGAICVLPPFIGFTAKKLAGTGCKVCGVVAFPFGASPTEVKVKEAVLAVEQGADEIDFVMNIPLFKSGRLDEVQRDIEAVTSAAKRAGEKRGGDIVVKVIIETGYLTPAEIVRASRIVEEAGADFVKTCTGFGPRGATIEDVNLILSAVSRAKVKAAGGISTYEKAVEFVKAGASRIGTSRAVEILNEAPE
- a CDS encoding CopG family ribbon-helix-helix protein produces the protein MGGRRVRVSITIPEKLLAELDKIAARSFRSRSQAIAEAVRLLLESSREDVRGTVIGLVTYRFTGHRTAERLRRLGHQYLDVIVSTLHVHASEDECIEALVVKGGSERVFKLIEDIRRVRGVTGVNRALISLTREPR
- a CDS encoding 50S ribosomal protein L35ae, which codes for MSAVGRRAFIVSYRRGSNSQNERYVILEVEGVSSGAEAARFIGRKVVYLLPNGEKVQGRVVRVHGRGGRLIARFRRPLPGQALGKTALVI